CCAGGCTTTGATTGAAATTGAAGAAACCTGCAGGAGTGACTGATGCTGGCAGAACAGGCTAACCAACTGCTGACTCTGGATTTTTCTGTAGAGGGGATAGATCGCCCCTATGAACATCGTAGTCGCAAGGTCGTGGGCTTATGTGCTATGTGAGGAGGAAACTTGAGGGTGCTTGTATATAATCCTGTACTCTAGTGTCCGGAAAATGCCTTGCGTATTGTGTATAGTTCATTACCAAAAACTGGAAGCCCAGTTGCCCAGTGCTTCATGAACCGCACACACCTGTTGCCAGTGTCTTCTCACATCTGTTGCTGACAGCTGACCACATGATGTGTGTGTGCCGTGGCAAATTTTGCCTACGGCATCCTGACTGCATCTCGTAATTGTGTATTTAAACATCTGGATTTTGGTTCATACGTCTCTGATGGGAATCAGGTACAGCCGTTGTGGACTGGGTGTTGCTCAGATTTTGCAGATGGCCGATAGGCACTCCTTTCTGAATTCAATTATCCTTTTATAACTGATATCATATAACAAAGGAATATACAAGTTGAGTTAACAAACGTAATGCAACCATCAAATGTCAAATGAAAAAAGGAATGAACTGGATGTAATAGTCTCTTTTCTGTATGTTTCGAGTGTTACACAAGCTGGATTCGGCACCAAGGCCTTCAAGTTTCGCACGCTGTTCCGTAAGCAACCTTCTGAGTCTCGTTGCTACCATTGGTGCATCCAAGAGAACCTCAGAGCTTGTTGCCTGCTTGCTCTCTTGGATGCATTTTAGTTTATCGTCAAATTCACGTAAAAAATGAGCTGCTCCTGTGGATTGTACCTGAACATCCTGTGAGCAGGATTCTACTGCTGCATCATTTTCTGCGTTGCCGCTGCTGGACTTCTGGACCTTTGCGTAGCACTCATCTCTCCTTTGCTTCAGCTTTTCTACTCTTTCTCGAAGAACTTTGATGTAGGTCGTCGCCTGTGCCAGTTGGCTGGGCAGGTCTGACGAGCCCTGGTCGCACAAACATAGGTTAACATACAATTTTCCTGCTCGCAAAAAAAAATGTATATGTAAAGGAGCAAATCTTCCTCTGCTTTTCTGTTGAGAAGCTTGCTTTTGCCCAAATGAAAAAAGGGGGCAAATTAAGCAGCCTTGACTGCGTACTATGTTTCCTGCAACATTTTGATTTTGAAGATTCATGCCCTCAAAAATAAAATCTCATTTACTCTCTCCAGTAAAAACAATTACTGGTTTTGGACAACCAAACATTTTAGCTTCTACTAGAATCTATATGAATACTCGGCACATGAAAATGTTTATGTTCCCTtgtaagaagaagaagaatattgATAGAATTTGTAAAATTTTGTTTATGACAAAAATTTATCAATGTTGGTATATGTCTGAGAGTGGCTGCAAATGAATATTACAATTCCCTCTATCCACAAATATAAGTATTTCTAGCATTCATAATTTTCCCACAAGTGTAAGCATTTCTTGCATAATCCACTATTCCACTCCCCCCACCATTAATTTAATCTTGATGATTGGTTAGCTTAAAGGGCAGGCGTACTTATCATTTATGTAGTATTAGCATAGTCATTCCTCATCCTCCTTAATTATGTTCTAAAACTCCTAGAAATGCTTAGGAAGTAGACTTATGTTAAAGTTTTCTATTTTAGTTTTTCCCGAAGATTTGCAGAGTTTTTCATAGCCATAAAGATCACTTCAGGTTTTAAGGGCAAGGAGAAATTGAAGTTTTCTTTCTGGTTGTACTTTAATCTTGCAATTTTGTGCAGTATCTGTTCATTTGAGGTTTAAAAATCATTGAATTGGGGTTTTGGATCTATTACATAGTTGTAGAAAATCTCATCATAAGCTTTCCAATTTGGTAAGGATCCAGTTATGGCTGTTTTAGTATCGCTAATCTGCAAGGTCTAGCAGATTGTCAGATTAAGGTTCCACCAATAGTCCATCTTGATTATTTTTCCTCTAGTTTGTGATCAGTAGAAAGTTGTCAATTTTGAAGTTGTATGTCATACAACACAATACAAGAACTTTTAGTCATCGGGGTTAAAAGATACGAAAAGAGAAGCAACAATGTTTTTTTGAGGGAATGAGAAGCAATAATGTTATTGTCATGAATTGTAGTACATCATAGTTGCTTAAACAACGGGTTCGGGCGAAAGAACTCATTATTTCTTGTTTGTATTTGAATTGTTTTGTTGGTACTTAGATTTGCTTATGATCAGGTGGGGGTGCCTACTTAGCTCTTTTGCTTGAATGTTAGTGAAGGCAAGTGAACGCAGGGTTATGGTCTACAAGCTTTAACTTTATTATTTGAATTGCCTCCACTCTTTATTATTTGAATTGCCTCCACTCTTAGTACCTCACACGAGCCGGATGTTTAACTTAAAAATTGAATTTATTAATTTATCTTGAAGTATGCCATCGCATAACTTGTAGTACTACTGTGTGTTATGAACTCGGAAGTATATGAAATGCATACAATCTTGCATTTACATTATTCTCGTTAATATGCAGATGAACACAATACACCAAAGCCGCATTTACACTCTTGTGGCTGATATGCATATACGAGGACACCATGGGCGGATCCCATATAATAAGTACCACCGTACCAGTACAGCAACACACTTCGATTTGTTGCAATGTAGTCGCAGCGTGCACTTCCTGGTTAGGAAATCTGGCTAGAAGTGAAGTCATGGCACATCATTTACATTTGCATTGTGAGTTATaatactttgaagtaatttttTATTTGTGTTACAAAGTTATGTACCTTACGACGCTTTGTTTTTTACCTTATTATTGCTTTATTTGAATACTAGTTGCATAGTACTGTATGTTTGTACCCATCAACTTTTAATGCACATAACAAAGATTTATGCATTTTAGAATATATCACCGGACGTTTTCTGGCACTCACCAAAAGTTTTTCCCGAAACCCTTTATTTAATAAAGGGAAACGGGTTTTATTAATGCTGATTCCCGTGGCCCACTATCTGTGGGCATTGAAAATATGATATAAAAGTGAGCAAATAAATCGGAGGGTGATCCAACTCTTTGTGTGCTATGAGCATCCCAACACCCTCCATGTAGGATGGTTTTCATAACATTAATTACATTACCACATAAAATTTTTAGCTTATGTGGCACCATAATAAATGAGAGAGCGTGAGGAGAGGAAGAAACCGCATCTCATGCGAGACCCGGTGTCAACACGAGAACCTATGCACCAGACACTATCGGGTTGTGCATTGGAAGTCAGGTAGTGTCTTTCTAATAAGGGTTAACTGGATCCATGCCATTACAATTGTCTGAGTTCACTGATCTGCCATTACAATTCATAATATTGGAACCGTGCCATTACAATTTTTCAGCTCTTCGAAACACACCACTACTTACCTCTTCGATGTGTTTCTTAAAATTTATGGACCAAAATACCACCAGCATTCTTCTTCCTCTCatcccctctctccttcct
The genomic region above belongs to Panicum hallii strain FIL2 chromosome 4, PHallii_v3.1, whole genome shotgun sequence and contains:
- the LOC112890528 gene encoding uncharacterized protein LOC112890528; translation: MEKERKERGDERKKNAGGKLYVNLCLCDQGSSDLPSQLAQATTYIKVLRERVEKLKQRRDECYAKVQKSSSGNAENDAAVESCSQDVQVQSTGAAHFLREFDDKLKCIQESKQATSSEVLLDAPMVATRLRRLLTEQRAKLEGLGAESSLCNTRNIQKRDYYIQFIPFFI